GGTAATCAAACCACGACGATACTGCTGAACGAGTTTGTGATCCTTGCTATCCGCCTCGTCAATAATAATCATTTTCTCTTCCGGAACGATGATATCCGCCACCGAGATGGTGATGCCAGCCTGACAGGAGTAGTGGAAACCGAGTTTTTTCACGCGGTCCAGAATCTCGGCTGTCTGCGTCGTTCCATAGCGATCGAAACACTCCGCCAGAATGTTCCCAAGGTCTTTCTTGATGATGGGCTTCGGACTCTTCCGACTTAGCGCCCGTTCACGAAGATTGACGCCCTTTTCAAAGATAAACGTCTCGGCAGGTGCACCCTCGTAGAGGTTTTGCTTTGCCCCCGAATGCAAATACGGGAAGTCAGCCGGAAAGACCTCATTAAAAATCAGCTTGCCTGGTGTTGTGAGCAAAAATGCTTGCTCTTGTTCTTTACTGAAAGACGTTTTGCCCAGCGACTTCGCAGGAATCACGATCCGCGTGTGAAGTTCAATTTCTTTGCGCTGCAACGCTACATTGACTTCATCAGGGTCAGCAAAGACACGGCCTTCGCCAACTGCACCCGGACGCTCGATAGTCAAGTAGTACGGTCCAAGCACCATGTCCTGCGTCGGCGTCACGACAGGTTTTCCATCTTTCGGGTTCAAGATGTTATGTGCAGCTAACATTAGAAGTCGAGCCTCAGCTTGCGCCTCAGCGGACAGTGGCACGTGTACCGCCATCTGGTCACCGTCAAAGTCGGCGTTATACGCGGTACAAACCATCGGGTGCAGCTTAATCGCGCGGCCTTCAACCAGAATGGGCTCGAATGCCTGGATACCTAACCTATGCAGCGTCGGTGCACGGTTTAACAGCACAGGGTGCTCCCTGATGACGTCCTCAACGACGTCCCAGACCTCCGGCGAAACCCGCTCAACTTTACGCTTCGCACTCTTGATGTTGTGCGCCAAACCGCGAGCCACCAGCTCTTTCATGACAAACGGTTTGAACAACTCCAGTGCCATTTCCTTCGGCAGACCACACTGATAGATCTTCAGTTCCGGACCGACGACGATAACGGATCGACCTGAGTAGTCAACACGCTTACCAAGCAGATTCTGACGGAAACGACCCTGCTTACCCTTCAGCATGTGCGACAGGGATTTCAGCGGCCGGTTACCGGGCCCTGTAACGGGGCGTCCGCGACGTCCGTTGTCAATCAGTGCGTCGACAGCTTCCTGCAGCATCCGCTTTTCATTCTGGACGATAATGTCAGGTGCACCCAGGTCGAGCAATCGCTTCAGGCGATTGTTGCGGTTAATGACGCGACGGTACAAGTCATTCAAGTCAGAGGTCGCAAAGCGGCCGCCATCGAGTTGCACCATTGGACGCAGGTCTGGGGGGATGACAGGCAAGGCCTCAAGAATCATCCAACTCGGTTCGTTGCCAGACGCGCGGAATGCTTCCAGAACTTCAAGGCGCTTAATCACGCGATTACGCCGTTGCCCCTGAGCTGTGCGCAATTCGTCCTTCAACTGGTCGACTTCTTTGTCAAGGTTGATGTCGAGGAGCAATTTCTTAATCGACTCCGCGCCCATCCCCGCCTCAAAAGCGTAACCGTACTTTTCCCGGTATGAGCGGTATTCCTTCTCGCTCAGGAGCTGCTTTTTCTCAAGCGGCGTATCCCCAGGATCGGTGACAACGTATGATGCGAAGTAAATGACTTCCTCAAGGGCGCGAGGAGACATGTCGAGCACAAGTCCCATACGGCTCGGAATACCCTTGAAGTACCAGATGTGCGAGACTGGAGCTGCAAGCTCAATGTGACCCATACGCTCACGGCGCACCTTGGAACGTGTTACTTCAACGCCGCAACGGTCACACACGACACCCTTATAACGAACCCGCTTGTATTTGCCGCAATGACATTCCCAGTCGCGCTGCGGTCCGAAGATCCGTTCGCAGAACAGTCCATCCTTCTCAGGGCGGAGGGTGCGGTAGTTGATGGTCTCCGGCTTCTTGACTTCACCATGTGACCAGGAGCGGATCTTTTCTGGCGAGGCCAGTCCGATCTTCATAAACTCAAAGTTGTTCACATCCAACAAGGAGCATCCTCCCTTTCATCAGCGCCTCAGTCCCCGATTTCCCGGCTCTCAAGGTTTAGGTTCAATTTCTCCCCGGTATCGTCGTCTTCGTCGCTCTCCCGCATGACAATCTCCTGCTCATCTTCGCTCAGGATTTTGACGTCCATGCCAAGGCTTTGCAGCTCCTTGATAAGAACCTTAAACGATTCAGGCACGCCTGGTTCCGGTACATTCTCGCCTTTAACAATCGCTTCGTACGTTTTGACACGCCCAACAACATCGTCCGACTTGACCGTCAAAATTTCTTGCAGGGTATAGGCGGCACCATAAGCTTCGAGTGCCCACACTTCCATCTCTCCAAACCTTTGCCCGCCAAACTGCGCCTTACCACCAAGTGGCTGCTGTGTGACGAGGGAGTACGGTCCGGTCGAACGTGCGTGAATCTTGTCATCGACCAAATGGTGCAATTTCAACATATAGACGTAACCAACGGTGACGCGGTTATCAAACTGCTCCCCACTACGCCCATCGTAAAGTACATGCTTGCCATCCGGGTCATAGCCTGCTTCGTCAAGCGTTGAAAAGACGTCTTCGGCGTGAGCACCGTCAAATACTGGGGTTGCGACGTGAATGCCAAGTGCTCTTGCAGCCATACCCAAGTGTGTTTCCAGCACCTGTCCAATGTTCATACGGGATGGAACACCGAGTGGATTGAGCACAATCTCAACAGGCGTGCCATCTTCCATGAACGGCATGTCTTCTTCTGGTAGGATGCGAGCCACAACACCTTTGTTACCGTGGCGACCAGCCATCTTGTCACCTTCGGATATCTTGCGTTTCTGGGCAATGTAGACTCGAACCAACTGATTCACACCAGCAGGCAGTTCGTCGCCATTTTCCCGCGTAAACACCTTCACGTCGACAACGATACCAGCGCCACCATGAGGAACTCGAAGGGACGTATCGCGAACCTCTCGCGCCTTCTCACCAAAGATTGCGTGCAGCAAGCGCTCCTCAGCGGTCAACTCGGTGACACCCTTCGGAGTGACCTTACCAACCAAGATATCACCGGTTCGAATTTCGGCGCCAATCCGGATGATGCCGCGCTCGTCGAGGTTACGCAGCGCGTCTTCCCCGACATTGGGGATATCCCGCGTGATTTCTTCGGGTCCAAGTTTCGTATCCCGCGCCTCCAACTCATACTCTTCAATGTGCAAAGAGGTGTAGACGTCCTCTTTGACAATCTTCTCAGAGAGCAGAATGGCATCTTCGTAGTTGTACCCTTCCCAGGTCATGAAGGCGACGAGAACGTTGCGCCCAAGCGCTAGTTCGCCCATCTCCGTTGCCGGGCCGTCACACAAGATGTCTCCCGCGACAACCTCCTGGCCTTCACGTACGACAGGACGCTGGTTGATACATGTGTTCTGGTTGGAACGCATAAACTTCAAGAGCTTATATTTGTCGAGGTCACCTTTTACGCGATTGCCATCGACCTCGTGATAGGTACGAACCCAAATCTCCCGAGCCGTCACACGTTCCACAACACCGGGGCGTTTTGCGACGATACACACACCAGAATCCTTCGCAGACTGGTGCTCCATCCCAGTGCCAACGACCGGAGCTTTCGGCACCAACAGCGGAACTGCTTGGCGTTGCATGTTCGAACCCATCAACGCACGGTTGGCGTCATCGTTTTCCAAGAATGGAATCATGGCCGTTGCGACAGAGACGACTTGTTTCGGCGAGACGTCCATGTAGTCGATACGCTCGCGCGGAACCAATAACGTATCGCCGCGATAGCGCGCCACAACCTCTTCGTTCGCGAGGCGGCTGTCTTCCGTTAATTTAGCATTTGCCTGGGCGACGATATAGTTTTCCTCTTCGTCCGCAGTGAGGTAGTCGATATGTTCAGTAACCTCACCAGTATCCGGGTTAACACGCCGATACGGTGTCTCAATAAACCCGTATTCGTTAATTCTCGCGTACGAGGACAGCGAGTTGATAAGTCCAATGTTTGGACCTTCAGGGGTTTCAATCGGACACATCCGACCATAGTGGGAATAGTGAACGTCGCGAACCTCGAAGCCTGCACGTTCGCGAGTCAGCCCTCCTGGTCCAAGAGCCGAGAGACGGCGCTTATGCGTTAACTCCGCAAGCGGATTTGTTTGGTCCATAAATTGGGACAACTGACTAGAACCAAAAAACTCCTTAATCGAAGCTATCACAGGGCGGATGTTGATAAGTGCCTGTGGTGTGATGCCGCTTGGGTCTTGAATGGACATGCGTTCACGCACCACGCGTTCCATACGGGACAGACCAATGCGGAACTGGTTCTGCAGGAGTTCACCCACGGAACGCAACCGGCGATTGCCGAGGTGATCAATGTCATCCGTCGAACCCACACCGTGCAATAAACCGAAGAAATAGCTCACAGCGGACAGAATGTCAGCTGGCATAATATGCTTGACCGAACGGTCAATCGTAGCATTGCCAATCACATGCAGAATCTTGCCATCCTCAATCGGACTGAAGATTTTCACGATCTGAAGCGGAATTTCGTCCGTCTCCGTCAAATCCGACGTTGCACGAACAGAAAACCGACCAACGTTACCCTCAAGTGCCGGGATAATTTTGTCCAGTAAGCGACGGTCAATCTCTTGACCTGCCTCCGCAATGATTTCCCCAGTATCAACGTCGACCAGAGTTTCAGCTAACCGCTGATTCAAAAGTCGATTCTTGATATGCAGTTTCTTGTTAATCTTGTAGCGTCCGACATTGGCTAAGTCGTATCGCTTGGGATCGAAGAATCGGGATGCAAGTAACACCCGTGCGTTTTCTACTGTCGGCGGCTCGCCAGGACGCAACCGTTCATAGATTTCTACAAGCGCGCGTTCTGTTGAATCGGTGGTATCCTTGTCAAGGGTGTTGCGCAGGTACTCATCTTCCCCAAGCAGATTAATAATCTCTGCATCGGTACCAAGGCCGAGTGCACGGAGCAACACGGTAATGGGGAGTTTTCGCGTACGGTCAATCCTGACGTAAACGACGTCCTTCGCATCCGTCTCGAATTCCAGCCACGCGCCGCGATTCGGAATGACAGTTGCAGCGAAGGTTTTTTTACCGTTTTTGTCAATCTTGCTATTGAAATACACACTTGGAGAGCGCACCAACTGGCTGACAATGACGCGTTCAGCACCATTGATAATAAAGGTTCCGGTGTCCGTCATGAGCGGAAAATCACCCATGAACACTTCCTGCTCCTTAACCTCTCCTGTTTCCTTG
The Alicyclobacillus curvatus genome window above contains:
- the rpoC gene encoding DNA-directed RNA polymerase subunit beta', producing the protein MLDVNNFEFMKIGLASPEKIRSWSHGEVKKPETINYRTLRPEKDGLFCERIFGPQRDWECHCGKYKRVRYKGVVCDRCGVEVTRSKVRRERMGHIELAAPVSHIWYFKGIPSRMGLVLDMSPRALEEVIYFASYVVTDPGDTPLEKKQLLSEKEYRSYREKYGYAFEAGMGAESIKKLLLDINLDKEVDQLKDELRTAQGQRRNRVIKRLEVLEAFRASGNEPSWMILEALPVIPPDLRPMVQLDGGRFATSDLNDLYRRVINRNNRLKRLLDLGAPDIIVQNEKRMLQEAVDALIDNGRRGRPVTGPGNRPLKSLSHMLKGKQGRFRQNLLGKRVDYSGRSVIVVGPELKIYQCGLPKEMALELFKPFVMKELVARGLAHNIKSAKRKVERVSPEVWDVVEDVIREHPVLLNRAPTLHRLGIQAFEPILVEGRAIKLHPMVCTAYNADFDGDQMAVHVPLSAEAQAEARLLMLAAHNILNPKDGKPVVTPTQDMVLGPYYLTIERPGAVGEGRVFADPDEVNVALQRKEIELHTRIVIPAKSLGKTSFSKEQEQAFLLTTPGKLIFNEVFPADFPYLHSGAKQNLYEGAPAETFIFEKGVNLRERALSRKSPKPIIKKDLGNILAECFDRYGTTQTAEILDRVKKLGFHYSCQAGITISVADIIVPEEKMIIIDEADSKDHKLVQQYRRGLITEEEKYMSFSQIWSEAKEKLSETLMQSMDELNPIYMMATSGARGSQSQITQLAGMRGLMANPSGQIIQLPIKSNFREGLTVLEYFISTHGARKGLADTALRTADSGYLTRRLVDVAQDTIVREIDCGTDKGLRVAEIRDGREIIEEIYDRLEGRIAFQDVYHPGTGAKLVGKNELIDAITATAIVDAGIQEVYIRSVLTCRTRHGVCVHCYGRNLATGKLVEIGEAVGIIAAQSIGEPGTQLTMRTFHTGGVAGDDITQGLPRIQELFEARNPKGQAVITEFDGVITDARETKDKREIEVTGESETKVYAIPYGSRIRVSVNQKISAGDELTEGSVDPKEMLRVKGLAGVQNYLLREVQRVYRLQGVDINDKHVEVMVRQMLRKVRILDSGDTDLLPGTYADLYDYEMANREVLFRGKEPAVARPALLGITKASLETDSFLSAASFQETTRVLTEAAIKGKVDKLLGLKENVIIGKLIPAGTGMSRYRHIEIVSDDDPVEVSEEATASSEAEVSVSE
- the rpoB gene encoding DNA-directed RNA polymerase subunit beta produces the protein MQGHMVKYGWRERRSYSRIREVLDLPNLIEIQQRSYEWFLREGLREMFDDISPISDFTGNLVLEFVDYSLGEAKYDVEESKERDVTYSAPLRVKVRLLNKETGEVKEQEVFMGDFPLMTDTGTFIINGAERVIVSQLVRSPSVYFNSKIDKNGKKTFAATVIPNRGAWLEFETDAKDVVYVRIDRTRKLPITVLLRALGLGTDAEIINLLGEDEYLRNTLDKDTTDSTERALVEIYERLRPGEPPTVENARVLLASRFFDPKRYDLANVGRYKINKKLHIKNRLLNQRLAETLVDVDTGEIIAEAGQEIDRRLLDKIIPALEGNVGRFSVRATSDLTETDEIPLQIVKIFSPIEDGKILHVIGNATIDRSVKHIMPADILSAVSYFFGLLHGVGSTDDIDHLGNRRLRSVGELLQNQFRIGLSRMERVVRERMSIQDPSGITPQALINIRPVIASIKEFFGSSQLSQFMDQTNPLAELTHKRRLSALGPGGLTRERAGFEVRDVHYSHYGRMCPIETPEGPNIGLINSLSSYARINEYGFIETPYRRVNPDTGEVTEHIDYLTADEEENYIVAQANAKLTEDSRLANEEVVARYRGDTLLVPRERIDYMDVSPKQVVSVATAMIPFLENDDANRALMGSNMQRQAVPLLVPKAPVVGTGMEHQSAKDSGVCIVAKRPGVVERVTAREIWVRTYHEVDGNRVKGDLDKYKLLKFMRSNQNTCINQRPVVREGQEVVAGDILCDGPATEMGELALGRNVLVAFMTWEGYNYEDAILLSEKIVKEDVYTSLHIEEYELEARDTKLGPEEITRDIPNVGEDALRNLDERGIIRIGAEIRTGDILVGKVTPKGVTELTAEERLLHAIFGEKAREVRDTSLRVPHGGAGIVVDVKVFTRENGDELPAGVNQLVRVYIAQKRKISEGDKMAGRHGNKGVVARILPEEDMPFMEDGTPVEIVLNPLGVPSRMNIGQVLETHLGMAARALGIHVATPVFDGAHAEDVFSTLDEAGYDPDGKHVLYDGRSGEQFDNRVTVGYVYMLKLHHLVDDKIHARSTGPYSLVTQQPLGGKAQFGGQRFGEMEVWALEAYGAAYTLQEILTVKSDDVVGRVKTYEAIVKGENVPEPGVPESFKVLIKELQSLGMDVKILSEDEQEIVMRESDEDDDTGEKLNLNLESREIGD